The Chloroflexota bacterium genome contains the following window.
CGGCCAACTCCAGCAGCACCTCGGCCTCGTCGATCCGCTTCGAGATGTCAACCCACGGTGTGACCTCGTCGCGCAGACCGGACAACTGCTTGTGAACCTGCTGGGCCGCTTCGGCATCGTCCCAGAAATCGGGCGCTGCTGACTGCTCTTCGAGGGCGGCTACTTTTCGCTGCTTGTCAGCGAAGTCAAAGACGCACCTGAAGGTCAGATACGCGGTGACGCAGATCGCTGAGCGAGTTTCGGGTTTCTTGCACGGATTTCTTCCCTGCCGCTAGATTTCTCTGGCGTAGTCTTGCCGCGAAACTGTACCACGGGCCGCGCGCCCGTCGGCGGTACCCTACGTCCTCCGCGCCAGGCCGTTCTGCGTCTGGCCGATTCAAGCGCGATGCCGACGGGCTGGCGCTGACCGGCATCGCTCGGGACCGCAGCCGCGCCCGCACGATCCGGCCGCTCACGCCGTCGAGCATCATCGAGGGGAGAGCGCGAAGTGGGCGCTGTGCGCGTGGCGATCATCGGCGTAGGGAACTGCGCCTCGGCTCTGGTGCAGGGTGTCGAGTACTACAAGAACGCCAAAGAGGGCGACGATATCCCAGGACTGATGCACGTCGATCTTGGTGGCTACAAGATCCGCGACATCGAATTCAGCGCCGCCTTCGACATCGACGCGAACAAGGTCGGCAAGGATCTCTCCGAGGCGATCTTCCAGGAGCCGAACAACACCATCGTCTTCTCGAAGGTGCCGAACCTGGGCGTGCCGGTCAGCCGGGGCATGACTCACGACGGCCTGGGGTTCTACCTGAACCAGAAGATCCAGAAGGCGCCGGGCCAGACCTCGGACATCGTCCGGATCCTGCGCGAGACCAGGACGGACGTGGTCGTGAACTACCTGCCGGTCGGCAGTGAGACGGCGACCAAGTGGTACGTCGAGCAGATCCTGGCGGCCGGCTGCGGCTTCGTCAACTGCATCCCGGTCTTTATCGGCCGCGAAGAGTACTGGCAGAACCGCTTCAAGGATCACAACCTGCCGGTCATCGGCGACGACATCAAGAGCCAGGTCGGCGCGACGATCACTCACCGTGTCCTCGCGCGGCTGTTCCAGGATCGGGGCGTCAAGCTGGAGCGCACGAGCCAGTTGAACGTCGGTGGCAACATGGACTTCTACAACATGCTGGAGCGCGCCCGGCTGGAGTCTAAGAAGATCTCGAAGACCAATGCCGTGACCTCGCAGCTTGAGTTCGACATCGAGCCGGAGAACGTCTACATCGGCCCGAGCGACTACGTGCCCTGGCTGACGGACCGCAAGTGGGCCTACATCCGGCTGGAAGGCCGCTCGTTCGGGGACGTGCCGCTCAACATCGAGCTGAAGCTCGAAGTGTGGGACTCGCCCAACTCGGCCGGCGTGGTCATCGACGCCGTGCGCTGCGCGAAGCTGGCAATGGACCGCGACATCTCGGGCACGCTCGAAGGGCCGTCGGCCTATTTCATGAAGTCGCCGCCGATCCAGCACCCTGACGAGATCGCGCGAGAGCTGGTCGAGGCGTTCATCCGCGATGAGTCCCGCCCGACGCCGCCCGCCCGCGCGGACGCGGAGAGCGGCGCCGGCGAGTAGCCGGCGGCCAGTGAGCGGGCGCTCCGGCGGCCGGAGCGCCCGCTCGGGTACCATACCTTCCAGAATCGCTCATACACCGGGGCGGCCGGTCGATGCTGGCCGCCTGCACGACTCCCCACCCAGATTTCTTCCTGAGGCTTGGTACACGCGTGGCTGTCTGGATGCGCTCGGTCAAGGTGGGGTTCCGTGAGGCTGTCCAACCGCTCGCGGTGGCGTTAGCGCGCGCCGGCATCCAGGCGAACTGGCTGACCTACCTCGGGTTCCTGCTGAACGTCGTCGTGGCAGTGATGGTCGCGCAGGGCTGGTTTCTGGTTGGCGGAGCGACGTTCCTGATCGTCAACGCGCTCGACTTCCTCGACGGCGCGGTGGCGCGGGCGGCGGGCACGGCCGGCGCGTTCGGCGCGTTCCTCGACTCGGTCCTGGACCGCTACTCGGAAGCGGTGGTCTTCGTCGGGCTGGTCGTCTGGTACGCCAGGGCCGACGATCAACTGGCGATGGTGATGTCGGCGCTGGCGCTGTCCGGGTCGTTCATGGTCAGCTACTGCCGCGCCCGCGCCGAGGGCCTGGGCCTGGACTGCGAGGTCGGGTTGCTGCAGCGTCCCGAGCGCATCGTCGTGCTGGGTATCGGGCTGATGCTGTCCGACGTGGTCCA
Protein-coding sequences here:
- a CDS encoding CDP-alcohol phosphatidyltransferase family protein; the encoded protein is MAVWMRSVKVGFREAVQPLAVALARAGIQANWLTYLGFLLNVVVAVMVAQGWFLVGGATFLIVNALDFLDGAVARAAGTAGAFGAFLDSVLDRYSEAVVFVGLVVWYARADDQLAMVMSALALSGSFMVSYCRARAEGLGLDCEVGLLQRPERIVVLGIGLMLSDVVHPMLLVAVLIALALLTNFTAAQRMRHVGRLFEERRKGRGIGG
- a CDS encoding inositol-3-phosphate synthase, coding for MGAVRVAIIGVGNCASALVQGVEYYKNAKEGDDIPGLMHVDLGGYKIRDIEFSAAFDIDANKVGKDLSEAIFQEPNNTIVFSKVPNLGVPVSRGMTHDGLGFYLNQKIQKAPGQTSDIVRILRETRTDVVVNYLPVGSETATKWYVEQILAAGCGFVNCIPVFIGREEYWQNRFKDHNLPVIGDDIKSQVGATITHRVLARLFQDRGVKLERTSQLNVGGNMDFYNMLERARLESKKISKTNAVTSQLEFDIEPENVYIGPSDYVPWLTDRKWAYIRLEGRSFGDVPLNIELKLEVWDSPNSAGVVIDAVRCAKLAMDRDISGTLEGPSAYFMKSPPIQHPDEIARELVEAFIRDESRPTPPARADAESGAGE